Within the Echinicola sp. 20G genome, the region GCTATGCTCAAGACCAAAACACTGGGTAGTTTTATACTTGAAGTAGAACTTCAGCAAACAGGCAAAGAATATGGCCACCGAGACCTTTGCCTATTCTTTGGAATGAAAGACGCTGAGAATTTCTATTATACCCATATAGCCTCCACCCCTGACCCACACGCACATAACATTTTCCTAGTCAATGATGAACCTAGAGTGGCTATTGGAGAATGGATAAACGATGGAATCAACTGGGGAAAAACCGACGAATGGCATACTGTCAGAGTAATTAGGAACATTCAAACGGGCATAATTGAGGTTTATTTCGATGATCTTAAAAACCCAATCATGAGAGCAACAGACAACCATTTTGACTATGGACATGTTGGCTTTGGCACATTTGACGATGTTGGAAAATTCGATAATATAAAAATATGGGCTCCTGGAGAGGCGATCCCAAAGAAATCATTTTTCAATCCACCTCACTAAATTTGGCCAACTCCTCATCTATAAAAGCATTCCAGCGTTCTTGGGCAGATTTATTCTGCCCATGTCTGGTCTCTTCATCATAAGCTTCCTGCATCTGATTCATTTCCCGATAGGTCTCTATGTACAGATACCCAATGGTTCCATCATAAGTATCAGGCTCCAGATTTAACATGCTCACTTTTTCTTTGAAACGTTCTACCACAATCTTGGTAATATCAAAATGCCTTCTTTCATGGTTGAGACCATAGGCATCTTTTGCACTTCCTTTTACCCATGAAGAAGATTTCAGCATAAATACTTTTGTATGAAACTTGATCTGAACAACGCCATTCACGACTTCACTATCTCCCTCCCATGCAAAACTTGTAAAAATGGAAGCGGAAAACTTACTCCCGGGATGTGGTCTAGCTTTAAAATCTTCCCAAACCAAAGGTCTATCAGGGGCATAAAATACTGTATCGCCATTTTCTCTTAGATCATGATCAACAAACTCAAGTTTGACACCATGAGCCAATTTGATATTTGTCTTTATTTGTTCATTCATCCAATTATTAAAATACTTTACAGAACTGGAAAGAGACTGTTTTAATGCGGTAGTCACCACCTCATAATTGCCTGCAGACCTCTTATAACGCGCCCCTCCATTATAATCCATTAAATGAATTAAGCTATCTCCTTTAGAAAGATTAAACACAAACCCAAGATCAACGGTCCCTTCCAAAATTCCAGACTCTAAACGCCTTTCTATCACTTGGCATTTTTTTATTTGTACCACAATTGGGCGAAGGGTTTTATCTTGAGGAAATCCTTTCTGAAAGTAAGCTCTCAATCCTTGAACAGCCCCTCCTTTAATCTCCAGGGGCTCTAAAAATTTTGCCTCCCTACTGGTAAACAAGCCACCAATATTGGCCTTTTCTCTTCTCAAGTCAACCACATCTTTAAAGTAAAATTCCCTAACTGTAACCGGGATTTTCTCAGGATCCAAGATGATATAGGTAGAAGCAGTCTGGGCTACCAGTGTACTTATTGAAAAAAAGCACTTCAGAATAAAAAAAATCGAAAAGCCCAATATTTTCTTATCCCTATCCATGCTTCAGCTTCTAACTAAAAACTTATTCATGTAAGATAATAAAAAAACTGTTGGAAGGAACCCAACAGTTTTAAAATCTTGGAGAATTGGATTAAGGAAGTATCACTTGATTGATCACATGTATCACTCCATTAGTAGCATGAATGTTTAGCATATCCGAATTAAGCGAAGCTCCTCCGACAGTCCCCGCACTCAAATCTACTTCTAACATAGTATTCGTATTCAATGTCGCCAAAGATTCTCCTGTTCTTAAATCTTGAGAAAAGGCTCTTGCTGGAACCACGTGAGCAGTCAATACAGCTGTCAATGTTTCGAGAGGAATGTCATTATAATCATTCCAAGATGGGTTAGAATCGTATAACGCCTGAAATGCAGCATCAGTAGGTGCAAAAACAGTCAAATCTCCTTCATCACCACTTACGGCATCCACCAAATTTGCCCTTTGGAGAGCTCCAACTAACTGAGTAAACTCAGGGCTGTTAGCAGTAGTCATACTTACTGCAATTTCCGCTATTGATTGAGAAGGGGGTACAATCACGTAATCCAAGACATGAATCACCCCATTGCTGGCCTCTATATCGGTATCCACTATTTGCGCACTACCATTTATCCACAAACTCCCGTCAGCTGCTTGACTTACGTAGAAACTATCTCCATTTGCAGTCTGGACTTCTCCAGCACTAACACCAGATGCCATCACTTCTGAAGCCAACACATGGTAAAGTAGAATATCAGAAAGTTGATCACTAGCCAACAGATCGGTAGCGGCAAGTGCATTATCATCTAAGAAAGACATAAAAGCATCATCATTGGGAGCAAAAACAGTAAACGGGCCATCCCCTTCAAGGGTTGATACTAAATCCGCCTCCACAACAGCCGATTCTAAAATCGTAAAATCAGGACTATCAACGACAATATCCACTATACTATCCTCTTCTATTGGCATGGGCTCATCTTCATCATTGCAAGCGGTAAAGAACAACCAAGCAAAGAGCAGCACTGGTAGAAACGGGACTTTTTTACTTGTAGTTTTCATGGTTCAGTTGTGTTAAGATTATAATTGTTAATACAACTGATAAACATGCGTTGTTTTAAATTGTTTAATATTTATTAAAATTTATTAAACAAAAAAAAGAAGAATCATCAGATTTTTAAAGTAATTACCCCCTACTCTTTCAGCTCATACCATTCTATATCAACCAAATTAGGTCTTCTCCCCCTTTGAATTGGCGCGTAATATTCAGACAAATAGTTTACGATAATCTCTTCATTGCTCCCTAAATCCCACAATCCCTGGGTTTCTTGCATCCAATCTATCAAGGCCATCCACCTCTCCTTTGAACCTCTATTTTGAATAATCAAATCAGCAGCATGGCAATTTGTACAGTTCGCAATAACTGTTTCATAACCTTCTTCAGCTACTAAGCCTGTAGACATATGTATGCCATCTTTTACTAAATCCCCTTCTTGCATGTTAACTTCAGCTAAATCGGCTGATCCAATAACTTCGCTTTTAGGTAAAAAATCAGGATTTATATTGACCAAAACCAAAGCTCCTATCATAATGACAATCACAAAGGACAAGCCCAGCATTAAGCCTAAAAGTTTTTTCAAAGATTTTATTAAATCATTCTCCATCTTATCCTACTTTTATTGCAATTCGATGACAGGCATTGTTTAGATAGCCTTTAGGATTCCAGCCAGGCACAACCATTGGCTGAGACACCCCATTGGCATCAGTAGCCTTTGCCCACACTTCATAGTATCCTGGTTGAGGAAAGCTCAAATGCGTCTTAAAGTGCTGCCAAGCCAACCTATTGACAGGCTTTTCCAATTGACACTTTTGCCACGTTTGACCAAAGTCAATAGAAACTTCCATAGCGCTTACTTCCAATTCACCGGCCCATGCGTGTCCCCTCACCTCTAATGTTTGTCCCTTTGCGATTATGGCTCCGGTCTTGGGATAAGTAATCAAAGACTTAACTGGCATTGACTCTATGATGCACATATCCTCATTAGCCACTTCTTCCCCTGGCGCGACAGGCTTGCACGGCACTCTATAGGAAGGAGCTTCCATCTTAGCCCCGTCGTGAACAATGTTTCTCACAGAAATCCGATTAAGCCATTTTCCAGAAGCTGAGGCAGGAAATCCTCCAGCCACTAGCCTAAGAGGAAATCCATGTGCCAAAGGAATATCTTCCCCATTCATAGAAAAGGCCAATAATGTATCATCTTGAAGGGCCTTGGCCATGGGCACTCCCCTTGAAATAGGCTCCTTATCCGGATTTCCGCTTAAATGAGTATCTGCAGCATGATAACCCACATAAACAGCTTTATCAGTTAAACCTACATCCTCCAAAACATCCCGTAATCTCACCCCTGTCCAAGAAGCACAGGAGACCGCTCCAGTCTTCCATTGATTGCCGCTTGCAGGTGGGTAGAACTCACTTCTTCCATTTCCACCACATTCCAACGTGAGCTGGTAAGTGTAGTGGTCAAACTTACTTTTTAAATCTTCAAGTGAATAACTTTTTGTGGCTTTCACTGCTTCGCCATCCACCGTTAACTTCCACGTAGCTTTATCGACTTTCTCCGGGATCAAACCATTATTCCGTACAAACATTTTGTCTGCAGGAGTCACTTTATCATCCAAAATATGTGGCTGAGATTCTAAGTTCCAAGGTTTGTTATTTAGGATGATCAAATCCTTGTGTTTTTTGAAAAGCTTATACGGATCATCATCTTGAAAAACAACAGGAACATATTCTTTGGGCATACTGCTTCCAAAGACGATATCGGCCCCAATCATGGCTGACAAAGTACTCAAACTGGCGTTTCTTAAAAATCTTCGCCGGCCGGTTATTGCTAAACTTTGGGTTTTATCTTCAGTCATTACTATAATTATTTTGCTTCAAAAGTTTCTTCCATTCAAGCTTCCAATTAATCACTTAATTCAAACTATTCCAAAAATAATCAAGCTTCAAATACTTAAATCTCCTAAGATTACAAAGGGTTTTTGAAAAGTTTAAGTGGCACAAAGGATGACAAGGGTGGCTACCGGTGAATTACAAGCCGTATGTCAATTTGCATCCACAAATTGAAGAACAATTAAACAATTGATCCTGCTACAACAATCTAAAAACACTTGAACACATCCTTTTTCTATTTGGCATCATTGTAGACCATTGAAATAGACAATTAAAAAAACAACCACTTACTAACTATGAAAAAAATAGCATTTGTTTTTGCATTTAGTGCTTTCACATTGTTGGCAGCTAAAGCAACTCCCCTATCACCTAACAATGATTCTTTCTCTGTTTTTCAAGACGACAAAAAAGAAATTGATGCCGAAGACCTCCCAAAGGCTGTTAAAAAAACCATTTTAGAAAGTAAAGAAACCAAAGCAGTCCCCATCTATAAGGCATATGAGTGCAGCAATCCCGACAACACCATTACATACAAAATTTCCTTTGGGCTTGAAGAACCAGAATTTTCTAAAACCTATGATACAGAGGGAAATGAAGTAAACGATTAATCATAGACATTACCAACTAAACAAAGGCGGCCTAAAAACTCCAGGCCGCCTTTGTTATTTTTTAAACCGGCCAAGTCTCCAACCTGTAAGCACTTTCCCAAAACATCCATTCCAATTTAGAAGCCATTTCAAATGCCTCCAACATCTTTGCCTGCAAAGGCTCACTGGCATGTGAAGCTATCTCATTCGTAATGGAAATAGCTTTTGACACAGCTAAGGCAAATTCCTCTCCCGAATAAGTATCTATCCAGTTTTTGTAGGGATTGTTTCCTGCATTTTGATTTTCAAAAATAAAATCACCAACCTTTTTGTAGATCCAAAAACAAGGTAGTATAGCCGCTACAGCCACCTCAACATTCGCAAAACCAGCTTGATTGCAGATATAGTTTGTATAAAGCAAGCAAGAGGGAGATGGCTCCACCTCATCAGGAATACCTAACTCTTTAAAATAACTTTCGTGCAAAGCCCTTTCAACCACTATTGCTCCAGATGCGAATTCTGAAAATGCCAATACATGATCCAAAGAATCCATCCTTCCACTGATGGTGCTCAACGCCTTCCCAAACTCTCCAAGATAAAAAGCATCTTGGGCCATATAAAACTTAAATTTGTCCTTTGACAATTCCCCACTCATCAATTCTTGATTGAAAGGAAGCTTCAAAATCTTATCGTATAGGGGTGTTATCCTTCCCCACGCCTTATCTGACCATTTCATGCTTAATCATTCTTATAGGTTCATAAAAGTGGTTTAAGGGACCATTTCCCTGACCAGTCTTCACTTCCATTCCTGCTTCAATTGCCGAATAGACATATTCTCTTGCTTGCTTTACTGATTCTTGAACAGTCAACCCCCTTCCCAAAAAAGAAGCTATAGCAGAAGAAAGTGTACAACCTGTCCCATGTACATTTTTGGTTTTCAATTTTGTACTTTCAAATGTCTCACAAGATTTCTCCGCTACCAACACATCCCGAACTACATCACCCTCTAAATGCCCTCCTTTGACCAATACGTACTCAGGGCCTAGTTTCAAGATTTCTTCGGCTGCTTGTTCCATCTCATCCTTAACAAGGATTTCTCTTCCAAGAATAACGCTTGCTTCACCTAAATTAGGTGTCAATATATGAGTCAATGGAAAAAGCTCGGACTTAATCACTTCAACCGTCTCTTGTTGTATCAACCTATCTCCGCTCGTAGCCACCATTACCGGATCAAACACTATTGGTATTTCAGGATATTTGTTCAACTCCTTTGCAATGGCCATCACCACCTCAGGTCTGCTGAGCATGCCAATTTTTATGGCTTTAGGAGCGATATCTGTAAGTATAGACTGAAGCTGAAGAACAATATGTATTTCAGGAATATCATGAATACCATAGACACCAAGGGTATTTTGAGCAGTTGTAGCAGTTATCACACTTGTCGCAAAGCAGCCCAAAGCAGACATCGTTTTTATATCCGCTTGAATTCCTGCCCCACCACCACTGTCTGAGCCAGCAATGGTCAAGACAGGTACATACTCTTTGTTTTGATGATTCATATCAAATGGCTTTCTCTATTTCATTTCTAATGGACGCAGCAGCTTTTTCAGGACTTTGCGCACTACAAATGGCTGAAACCACCGCCAAACAATCTGCACCTGCTTCAATTACCTGCTTTGCATTATCTATTTTTATATTCCCTATGGCTACCAATGGTTTGTCCGTCATCCTTTTGATACTTTGTATACCTTCCAAGCCCCACTCAGTGATTGTATCAGTTTTGGTTGGTGTGGAGAAAACAGGACTAATTCCATAATACCAAGCCTTTGATGCGTCTGAACTTTCCAGTTGATGAAGCTTTCCAATGGATAAACCAACAGGAAAGTTTTCTCCTAGTAATTCTTTGGCAATATCCATACTACTATCAGATTGACCAATATGCACCCCGTCCGCATTTACAGCTTCAGCAACGGACAAACTATCATTTACAATCAATGGCACATTATATTTGGCACAAATGTCTATTGTCCTTTGGGCTTTGGTAATAAAATCCCTTTCTAAAAGCTCTTTCTCTCTAATTTGAACAAGGTCTACACCTCCTTTAATCGCTTCCTCCAAAACCCAAAAGAAGTCCCTGCCCAAACAAGCCTTTTGGTCAGTTACCATATAAAGACGAAATGGAAATGTCATTTTAGTCTTCACGATGTTTTACTTTAGCCAATTGATTAACATGCCTGTCTTCTAGCTGATAAAGTGAATCATAAAAGTTCAGCTGGAGAGTGCCTGGTCCAGTGGAATTCTTTGCAGCAATCTCTCCAGATAACCCCATCAAAGTCATTCCGGATACAGTTGCTTGAAAATAGTCCTTTTCCACAGCCATAAAGGCAGCAATTAATGCAGTAGCTGTACATCCCATCCCTGTTACTTTCCCCATTAATTCATGTCCGTTTGCTATTTCCACCACCTTGTTTCCGTCTGTCACAAAATCCGTAGCGCCGGAAATACACACAATAGCTCCCGACTCCTTCGCAAGCTGCATCCCATAGGACAAAGCATCATCTGAGGAATGTGTACTGTCCACTCCTTTGGTTTGAACATTAGCTTTTGCCAAGGACATAATTTCTGAAGCATTTCCCCTGATTACATTAGGTTTAAAGCTTAGCAAACGGGTAAGAGTTTCATTTCTATAGGCCGTTGCACCTGCTCCTACTGGATCTAAAATCCATGGTGTATCGCGCTCATTGGCTTCCTTGACCGCCAACAACATGCTGTCCACCCAAAACTCATCCAAAGTCCCAATATTGACCGCCAAAGCCCCAGCTATGTTCACCATGTCTGCTACTTCCAATTTGGCGTGTGCCATGACTGGAGAAGCGCCAAGCGCCAATAAAGCATTGGCCGTATTGTTCATCACGACATAATTGGTAATGCTGTGCACCAATGGGGATTTTTCCCTCACTAATTTCAAATTCTTGATTATAGACTCCTTCATATCATCATCTTAAAAAACTTTAGGAGCCTTGCAAACCTGAACAGGATTACATTTGGAATACCATTAACTTTTTCCTTCGTCGGTGCTAACCGTTTCAGGTTCGAAGGGTATCATCTCAGTTCTAACATCCATCAGAACACCCCTAAAGTTTGATTATACGTGAAAGTACGACTTTAAATTGACCACTCAAAAGTTGGGATCATCAATTATTAAGAAAAGCAAGATGCAGCTATTTCATATGACCTTAGTCTGTCTTTATGGTCATAGATATGAGAACAGATCATGATTTCATCCACTTGAACCAACTCTTGAAATTTAACAAGATCACTTTTAACCGAGGATGCCGACCCCACAAAGGAACAGGCCATCATTTGGTTAATGGCAGCAGCTTCATCTTGGGACCATAATCCATTCACGGATTCGACAGGTTTTTTCAAGGGGTAGGACTTTCTTCTAACTATCCCCAAAGCCATCTGGTAAAAAGAAGTCGCTAGACTATGTGCTTTTGCCTCTTCATCGGCAGCAATAACATTTACACAAGAAATTACATAGGGCTCAGCAAGATACTCAGATGGCTGAAAATTCTCTTTGTAATAGCTTATGGCATCAAGGAATTGAGCAGGAGCAAAATGACTGGCAAAAGCATATGGCAATCCTTTTTTAGCAGCCAATATTGCACTGCTCATGCTACTTCCAAGCAGATAAATTGGGATTTCTAACCCTTCTCCTGGTATTGCTCTAACTTTCCCATCAATATTTTCATCTGACAGATACATCTGCAATTCCTCTAAATCATTGGGGAATTCTTCAACTGTTTCAAGTCTATCTCTTCTTAAGGCTCTCGCAGTCACTTGGTCTGTTCCAGGAGCTCTTCCCAACCCCAAGTCAATTCTATTTGGATACAAGGTGGCCAATGTCCCAAATTGTTCCGCTACCATTAAAGGAGCATGGTTTGGAAGCATTATCCCACCTGACCCCACTCTGATAGTCTTGGTCTTTGCAGCCACATGCCCAATCAGCAATGCTGTTGCTGAGCTTCCTACATTGGCCATA harbors:
- a CDS encoding fasciclin domain-containing protein, coding for MKTTSKKVPFLPVLLFAWLFFTACNDEDEPMPIEEDSIVDIVVDSPDFTILESAVVEADLVSTLEGDGPFTVFAPNDDAFMSFLDDNALAATDLLASDQLSDILLYHVLASEVMASGVSAGEVQTANGDSFYVSQAADGSLWINGSAQIVDTDIEASNGVIHVLDYVIVPPSQSIAEIAVSMTTANSPEFTQLVGALQRANLVDAVSGDEGDLTVFAPTDAAFQALYDSNPSWNDYNDIPLETLTAVLTAHVVPARAFSQDLRTGESLATLNTNTMLEVDLSAGTVGGASLNSDMLNIHATNGVIHVINQVILP
- a CDS encoding sulfite oxidase, whose translation is MTEDKTQSLAITGRRRFLRNASLSTLSAMIGADIVFGSSMPKEYVPVVFQDDDPYKLFKKHKDLIILNNKPWNLESQPHILDDKVTPADKMFVRNNGLIPEKVDKATWKLTVDGEAVKATKSYSLEDLKSKFDHYTYQLTLECGGNGRSEFYPPASGNQWKTGAVSCASWTGVRLRDVLEDVGLTDKAVYVGYHAADTHLSGNPDKEPISRGVPMAKALQDDTLLAFSMNGEDIPLAHGFPLRLVAGGFPASASGKWLNRISVRNIVHDGAKMEAPSYRVPCKPVAPGEEVANEDMCIIESMPVKSLITYPKTGAIIAKGQTLEVRGHAWAGELEVSAMEVSIDFGQTWQKCQLEKPVNRLAWQHFKTHLSFPQPGYYEVWAKATDANGVSQPMVVPGWNPKGYLNNACHRIAIKVG
- a CDS encoding TenA family protein, whose amino-acid sequence is MKWSDKAWGRITPLYDKILKLPFNQELMSGELSKDKFKFYMAQDAFYLGEFGKALSTISGRMDSLDHVLAFSEFASGAIVVERALHESYFKELGIPDEVEPSPSCLLYTNYICNQAGFANVEVAVAAILPCFWIYKKVGDFIFENQNAGNNPYKNWIDTYSGEEFALAVSKAISITNEIASHASEPLQAKMLEAFEMASKLEWMFWESAYRLETWPV
- the thiD gene encoding bifunctional hydroxymethylpyrimidine kinase/phosphomethylpyrimidine kinase encodes the protein MNHQNKEYVPVLTIAGSDSGGGAGIQADIKTMSALGCFATSVITATTAQNTLGVYGIHDIPEIHIVLQLQSILTDIAPKAIKIGMLSRPEVVMAIAKELNKYPEIPIVFDPVMVATSGDRLIQQETVEVIKSELFPLTHILTPNLGEASVILGREILVKDEMEQAAEEILKLGPEYVLVKGGHLEGDVVRDVLVAEKSCETFESTKLKTKNVHGTGCTLSSAIASFLGRGLTVQESVKQAREYVYSAIEAGMEVKTGQGNGPLNHFYEPIRMIKHEMVR
- the thiE gene encoding thiamine phosphate synthase, which gives rise to MTFPFRLYMVTDQKACLGRDFFWVLEEAIKGGVDLVQIREKELLERDFITKAQRTIDICAKYNVPLIVNDSLSVAEAVNADGVHIGQSDSSMDIAKELLGENFPVGLSIGKLHQLESSDASKAWYYGISPVFSTPTKTDTITEWGLEGIQSIKRMTDKPLVAIGNIKIDNAKQVIEAGADCLAVVSAICSAQSPEKAAASIRNEIEKAI
- the thiM gene encoding hydroxyethylthiazole kinase codes for the protein MKESIIKNLKLVREKSPLVHSITNYVVMNNTANALLALGASPVMAHAKLEVADMVNIAGALAVNIGTLDEFWVDSMLLAVKEANERDTPWILDPVGAGATAYRNETLTRLLSFKPNVIRGNASEIMSLAKANVQTKGVDSTHSSDDALSYGMQLAKESGAIVCISGATDFVTDGNKVVEIANGHELMGKVTGMGCTATALIAAFMAVEKDYFQATVSGMTLMGLSGEIAAKNSTGPGTLQLNFYDSLYQLEDRHVNQLAKVKHRED
- a CDS encoding LLM class flavin-dependent oxidoreductase; translation: MGKKLNQTDFSVLDLAIIREGYDARDAFDRSQDLAIHVEGLGYSRFWLAEHHNMANVGSSATALLIGHVAAKTKTIRVGSGGIMLPNHAPLMVAEQFGTLATLYPNRIDLGLGRAPGTDQVTARALRRDRLETVEEFPNDLEELQMYLSDENIDGKVRAIPGEGLEIPIYLLGSSMSSAILAAKKGLPYAFASHFAPAQFLDAISYYKENFQPSEYLAEPYVISCVNVIAADEEAKAHSLATSFYQMALGIVRRKSYPLKKPVESVNGLWSQDEAAAINQMMACSFVGSASSVKSDLVKFQELVQVDEIMICSHIYDHKDRLRSYEIAASCFS